A part of Miscanthus floridulus cultivar M001 chromosome 6, ASM1932011v1, whole genome shotgun sequence genomic DNA contains:
- the LOC136458341 gene encoding bZIP transcription factor 44-like → MMASPGMVSTVTTSPTTPSTGSEGRPDPLLAAVTAERKRKRKESNRLSAQRSRERKQRQLDDLTAQVAALRARNGAMDAAARDAARRCAAVQAENALLHARTMELSARLQSLTDLIQCMEDASSMYQQ, encoded by the coding sequence ATGATGGCCTCTCCCGGCATGGTGTCTACTGTGACCACGTCGCCGACGACGCCGTCGACCGGGTCCGAGGGGCGGCCTGACCCGCTGCTGGCCGCGGTCACCGCGGAGAGGAAGCGCAAGCGCAAGGAGTCGAACCGGCTGTCCGCGCAGCGGTCCCGCGAGCGCAAGCAGCGGCAGCTGGACGACCTCACGGCGCAGGTGGCCGCGCTGCGCGCCAGGAACGGCGCCATGGACGCGGCCGCCCGCGACGCCGCGCGCCGGTGCGCCGCCGTGCAGGCCGAGAACGCGCTGCTGCATGCCCGGACCATGGAGCTCAGCGCGCGCCTCCAGTCCCTCACCGATCTCATCCAGTGCATGGAAGACGCTAGCAGCATGTACCAGCAGTAG